AGGCTGGGGCAGAAGGGGATGGAATGCAAGCCAAAAGCAACAGCAACGACTATAGAGCTTTGACGTTCGTGCCCACCCTTGCTTTTCTAGCCCGCCGTCCGTCACTCCTCAGAACAGGTTGTTGACTTCCCGCGCCTTGCCCTCACGCGGCGCACTTTGCAAAATCGGCTCCAGCGTCTCGGTCTGACCGTCGTGGTACACATGGCTGGCGATGTCGGCGTTGCTGCCGCGCGTCAGGGCAATGCGCCCGGTCCGCATGGTTTCCAGAATTCCGAAGGAGCGCATCTGCTCGATGAAGGCGGTGATCTTGCCCTCGTCGCCCGTGACTTCAAAGGTCAGGGCGTGGCGGCCCACGTCCACGATGCGGGCGCGGAAGTCCTCGGCCATCTGGCGAATCTCGATGCGGCGCTCGGCATTCTCTACCCGCACCTTCACCAGCACCAGCTCGCGGTCCACGTACTTCTCCAGCGAGTGGTCGATAATCTTGACGACGTCGTGGAGCTTGTCGAGCTGCTTCATGGCCTGCTCGACCACGCCCCTATCGCCGCTGACGACAAAGGTCATGCGCGAGACACCGGGCATCTCGGTGGTGCCCACGCTGAGGCTCTTGATGTTGTACCCGCGCCGCCCAAACAGGGAAGTGATACGGGTCAGCACACGCGGCTCGTCGCGCACCAGCGCCGACACCAGGTGGTCAGGCACCGGCGGCGTCGGGGTCGTCACCAGCGGAGCCATCTTGGGGGCAGTCATTTGCTGGCCTCCTGCGGGGCGTCGGCCATCACGTTCATTTTGTCTCCCAGGTCCGGCACCTTGACGGGTTCGTTCTCGATCATCTCGTAGAGTGCTGCGCCCGCCGGAACCATCGGGAAGACGCCGTGCTCGTTGGGCACCACCACTTCCAGCAGGCCGGAGCCGTCATGCGAGAGCCAGGCGTCAATCTGGGTTTCCAGGTCGGCACTGTTGTCGGCCCGCCAGCCTCTGATGTTGTAGGCGTCGGCCAGTTTCAGAAAGTCGGGGTTGGAGTCGCCCAGGTAGACTTCCGAGTAGCGCTTCTCGTGAAACAGCTCCTGCCACTGGCGCACCATGCCCAGGTACGAGTTGTTGATGATGCAGATCTTGACGTTGCGGATGTCGTACTTGGTCAGGGTGGCGAGTTCCTGGGCGGTCATCTGGAAGCCGCCGTCTCCGGCGATCACCATGCTGACGACGCCGG
This portion of the Deinococcus rubellus genome encodes:
- the ilvN gene encoding acetolactate synthase small subunit, giving the protein MTAPKMAPLVTTPTPPVPDHLVSALVRDEPRVLTRITSLFGRRGYNIKSLSVGTTEMPGVSRMTFVVSGDRGVVEQAMKQLDKLHDVVKIIDHSLEKYVDRELVLVKVRVENAERRIEIRQMAEDFRARIVDVGRHALTFEVTGDEGKITAFIEQMRSFGILETMRTGRIALTRGSNADIASHVYHDGQTETLEPILQSAPREGKAREVNNLF